In a single window of the Candidatus Zixiibacteriota bacterium genome:
- a CDS encoding protein kinase, whose translation MSNEAGDDRTQSVTILAPGAVISQYKLTRKLGVGGMGEVFLATDTKLQRDVALKFLSPDFAADESFRRRFMREAQTAARLNHPNVVTIYDVADQDNRVFIAMEAVEGKELREVMDQGPMPVDQAVAICTQICDGLAAAHAAGLVHRDIKPANILIDNSQRVRILDFGLAKEPGDNQLTQVGQAVGTVQYMSPEQGQGIDVDSRSDIFSVGIVFYEMVTGKLPFKKDNMPATIHSIVHEDPAPPSTIMPGLPSSLDNIIKRCLQKATTDRYPSINDFAIALREVAGFSAPTQITSIQPPPQQQTSRGLAVLPLKNLGPADDEFLAYGITEDLIVDLSRIGSMRITPMRSVLKYKDSDDDLEEIAARLKVGMVLDGSIQRTETAVRVSVQLIEISTGDALWAERWEEQAGNLPQIKRALAEGISKALQVRTTVIHDAQIGVPEAEDAHAYESYLKGKYTFDHKKDTSDIIAAQKLYRQALEKEPTLLAARAGIAEVLIHQADFTEAETELKSALEQAQGKDQAAEKANLLHLLAQLHIGRSSWEEAWAVGEQALQIRRESGDLAGEAEILGTLISVLQPQAKYDELLLLFDRVLEISRELDDEEKTAEALKNMGVAYSRQGEYDRALDLYDEALEVARKQGNLSLQAACLSNIGNVYYFQAEIEMALKYYNEALDINQRLGDTAGEARQNLNTGLIQLQRGMYHEGLRLFQLAAETFEALGDQSNLALTLCNISQLTLTLGDNENGLKTAQRALSMAEEIQHPLTSCAAHHRLGAVYFVMEDSDKAIEHYEAALDIATEGNMSRNMAHLHLDIAEIYYHVEDNKSCASHVKQAQSISREIGDKSGRDLVASYLAALSVRDGLYHSGIRQLQTVRRKVQESADFELKLHVEVLLGESLCRGPEADQAEGLKTLEAALTSARQREIQPQVKQISSLIARFTS comes from the coding sequence ATGTCCAATGAGGCAGGCGATGATCGTACCCAGTCGGTGACAATACTGGCGCCGGGCGCTGTCATTTCACAGTACAAACTGACCAGGAAACTGGGCGTAGGCGGCATGGGGGAGGTTTTCCTGGCCACCGACACTAAGTTGCAGCGGGACGTGGCCTTAAAGTTCCTTTCGCCCGATTTTGCCGCCGACGAGAGTTTTCGAAGGCGTTTCATGCGTGAGGCCCAGACCGCGGCGCGGCTGAATCATCCCAATGTCGTGACAATCTACGATGTCGCCGATCAGGACAATCGGGTATTTATAGCCATGGAGGCGGTCGAGGGGAAGGAGTTGAGGGAGGTCATGGATCAGGGGCCGATGCCGGTGGATCAGGCGGTGGCTATCTGCACTCAAATCTGCGACGGCCTGGCCGCCGCCCATGCTGCCGGGTTGGTTCACCGTGATATCAAGCCTGCCAATATCCTGATCGACAATTCACAACGAGTGCGCATCCTCGATTTCGGATTGGCCAAGGAGCCGGGCGACAATCAACTCACTCAGGTGGGTCAGGCGGTCGGAACGGTGCAGTACATGTCACCGGAGCAGGGGCAGGGCATTGATGTTGACTCTCGCAGCGATATTTTTTCAGTCGGGATTGTCTTCTATGAGATGGTGACGGGCAAACTGCCCTTCAAAAAAGACAACATGCCGGCCACCATCCACTCGATAGTCCACGAAGATCCGGCGCCGCCTTCGACGATAATGCCGGGTCTTCCGTCGTCGCTGGATAACATCATCAAACGGTGCCTGCAGAAGGCCACCACCGATCGCTACCCGAGCATCAACGACTTTGCCATTGCCCTTCGTGAAGTGGCCGGTTTTTCCGCACCCACTCAGATCACCTCAATTCAACCGCCTCCGCAGCAGCAGACGTCGCGTGGTCTGGCTGTTCTGCCACTGAAGAATCTGGGACCGGCCGACGATGAGTTCCTGGCCTATGGTATTACCGAAGATCTGATTGTAGACCTCTCGCGTATCGGCTCAATGCGTATTACGCCGATGCGGTCGGTGCTCAAATACAAGGACTCCGACGACGATCTGGAAGAAATCGCGGCCAGGTTGAAAGTCGGTATGGTGCTTGATGGTTCCATTCAACGAACCGAAACGGCGGTCAGAGTGTCCGTGCAGTTGATAGAGATTTCCACCGGTGATGCCCTCTGGGCCGAACGGTGGGAGGAGCAGGCCGGGAATCTACCGCAGATAAAGCGAGCCCTGGCCGAGGGTATTAGTAAAGCCCTCCAGGTCAGGACTACGGTGATCCACGATGCGCAAATCGGAGTCCCCGAAGCTGAAGATGCGCACGCCTATGAGAGCTACCTCAAAGGCAAATACACATTCGACCACAAGAAGGATACCTCAGACATTATAGCGGCTCAGAAGTTGTACCGTCAGGCTCTTGAGAAGGAACCGACTTTGCTGGCCGCCCGGGCCGGAATAGCCGAGGTGTTGATACATCAAGCAGACTTCACAGAAGCGGAGACCGAATTGAAATCCGCTCTGGAGCAGGCTCAGGGAAAGGACCAGGCGGCTGAAAAAGCCAACCTTTTGCATCTTTTGGCGCAACTTCATATCGGTCGCTCCAGTTGGGAAGAAGCCTGGGCAGTGGGTGAGCAAGCTCTGCAAATCCGACGTGAGAGCGGTGATCTGGCTGGTGAAGCTGAGATACTCGGTACTTTGATATCGGTCCTGCAACCGCAGGCAAAATACGACGAGTTGTTGCTACTGTTTGATCGGGTGCTGGAGATCAGTCGCGAACTTGATGATGAAGAGAAAACCGCCGAGGCGCTCAAAAACATGGGCGTTGCCTACTCGCGTCAGGGTGAGTACGACCGGGCACTGGATCTCTACGACGAAGCGCTTGAAGTAGCTCGCAAGCAGGGGAATCTCTCACTGCAGGCTGCTTGTCTGTCGAATATCGGCAATGTCTATTACTTTCAGGCCGAGATCGAGATGGCCCTCAAGTACTATAATGAAGCGTTGGACATCAACCAACGTCTGGGCGACACGGCCGGCGAGGCCAGACAAAACCTCAATACCGGGCTGATCCAGCTTCAGCGCGGTATGTACCACGAGGGGCTCAGGCTGTTCCAACTGGCCGCCGAGACTTTCGAGGCGCTGGGCGATCAGAGCAATCTTGCTCTCACCCTTTGCAACATCAGCCAGCTCACGCTTACTCTTGGCGACAACGAAAACGGACTCAAGACCGCCCAACGCGCCCTGAGCATGGCCGAGGAGATTCAACATCCGCTGACCAGCTGCGCCGCCCATCATCGCCTCGGCGCGGTGTATTTCGTGATGGAAGACTCAGACAAAGCTATCGAACATTACGAAGCCGCTTTGGACATCGCGACTGAAGGCAACATGAGCCGGAACATGGCCCATTTGCATCTGGACATCGCAGAGATTTACTACCATGTCGAAGACAATAAGTCATGTGCCAGTCATGTCAAGCAGGCCCAGAGTATCTCGCGCGAGATCGGTGACAAGTCGGGTAGGGACCTGGTGGCATCTTATCTGGCTGCTCTGTCGGTCAGGGATGGGTTGTACCATTCCGGAATTCGGCAGCTTCAGACGGTGCGACGCAAGGTGCAGGAAAGCGCCGATTTCGAGTTG
- a CDS encoding MFS transporter produces MSNASGAGTGESLRSQFFSMSRPFWMVNIMEMFERLAYYGVRVVIPIYIAQADAIGGLHFSQSDKGLIFLLWALFQSLTPMISGGFADRYGYKKTIAASIVIKIVGYLLMATQTEFWPFLIGCCTLALGTAIFKPGVQATMCSALTKKNSSVGWGTFYMLVNIGAFLGPPLAHFLYGISWPAVFYGCAAIVSLNFLMLLTYKDPPAGGEQVGDPLKVLWITIKNFFNLRLIVFVFIMSGFWLMFMQLFDMLPNFIVDWVDSSKLVADLRIPDFMLQRDSLRGAQITQEWLINANAGLIILAVVYINFLVSRMRRVHSMFIGISIASVGLVAAGFTTSGYLCLLGILIFSVGEMLSSPKMNEYLGVIAPEGKKGLYMGYANIPQGIGWGLGSWFAGQVYDDMGDKANLAIRYMADNNGITGIDRTEAMNKLVEVTGMTHQEATDMLWTAYHPYELWYQFAAIGVASALLMLVYAKWVKKYEASDV; encoded by the coding sequence ATGTCGAATGCATCCGGCGCCGGTACCGGCGAAAGTCTCCGCTCGCAGTTTTTCTCCATGAGCCGTCCGTTTTGGATGGTGAACATCATGGAGATGTTCGAACGACTCGCCTATTACGGCGTGCGTGTGGTCATCCCCATCTACATAGCCCAGGCCGACGCCATCGGCGGGCTGCACTTTTCGCAGTCGGATAAAGGTCTCATCTTCCTTCTGTGGGCGCTGTTTCAATCGCTCACGCCGATGATTTCGGGCGGCTTTGCAGATCGATATGGATACAAGAAGACGATCGCGGCCTCGATAGTCATCAAAATCGTCGGCTACCTGCTGATGGCCACCCAGACCGAATTCTGGCCGTTCCTGATCGGATGCTGCACACTGGCTTTGGGCACGGCGATTTTCAAACCGGGTGTTCAGGCCACCATGTGCTCCGCCCTCACCAAAAAGAACTCGTCGGTGGGCTGGGGAACGTTTTATATGCTGGTGAATATCGGCGCCTTTCTGGGCCCCCCGCTGGCACATTTCCTGTATGGAATCTCGTGGCCGGCTGTTTTCTACGGCTGTGCGGCCATAGTCTCGCTCAATTTCCTGATGTTGCTCACCTACAAGGACCCACCGGCCGGCGGCGAACAGGTAGGTGATCCTCTAAAGGTCTTGTGGATCACCATCAAAAACTTTTTCAATCTGAGATTGATCGTTTTCGTGTTTATAATGTCCGGCTTCTGGCTGATGTTCATGCAACTGTTTGACATGCTGCCGAACTTCATCGTTGATTGGGTAGACTCATCAAAACTGGTGGCTGATCTCAGAATACCGGACTTCATGCTGCAACGCGACTCATTACGCGGTGCGCAAATCACTCAGGAGTGGTTGATCAACGCCAACGCCGGACTGATAATTCTGGCCGTGGTCTACATCAATTTTCTCGTTTCGCGGATGCGTCGGGTGCACTCGATGTTTATCGGGATTTCGATTGCCTCGGTCGGTCTGGTGGCAGCCGGGTTTACTACCAGTGGTTACCTTTGCTTATTGGGAATTTTGATTTTCTCCGTCGGCGAGATGCTTTCCTCGCCGAAAATGAATGAATACCTTGGTGTCATCGCCCCGGAAGGCAAGAAGGGCCTATACATGGGTTACGCCAATATCCCGCAGGGGATCGGTTGGGGCTTGGGGTCGTGGTTTGCCGGACAGGTCTATGATGACATGGGGGACAAAGCCAACCTGGCCATTAGATATATGGCCGACAACAACGGCATCACCGGAATCGACCGCACCGAGGCCATGAACAAATTGGTCGAGGTTACCGGCATGACCCACCAGGAGGCGACCGACATGCTTTGGACGGCCTACCACCCGTATGAATTGTGGTACCAGTTTGCGGCTATCGGGGTAGCGTCGGCCTTGCTGATGCTGGTCTATGCAAAATGGGTGAAGAAATACGAAGCCTCGGATGTGTAA
- a CDS encoding uridine kinase, producing MPRPKLIEQLAEMINIVKRSHTVRVAIDGVDASGKTTLADELVTPLEAKGRSVIRASIDGFHNPRSMRYGRGADSPQGYYHDSFNYDMLRSSLLTPLGPVGDGQYVQAGFDFRTDAEVVSEKKSAPDGAILLFDGVFLLRPELIECWDFSLFVDVGFDVSVQRAAQRDQHLFGSADDVRARYFNRYVPGQRLYLQQAQPKSRADVIVNNNIPEDASIVRGRRRPTDSD from the coding sequence ATGCCGCGTCCAAAACTAATCGAACAACTCGCCGAGATGATCAACATCGTGAAACGGTCTCACACCGTGCGCGTGGCTATCGATGGTGTCGATGCCTCGGGAAAAACAACGCTGGCCGACGAACTGGTGACACCCCTTGAGGCCAAAGGTCGGTCGGTCATCAGGGCTTCAATCGACGGCTTCCACAACCCACGAAGCATGCGCTATGGTAGAGGGGCCGACTCCCCCCAAGGTTACTATCACGACTCCTTCAACTATGACATGTTGAGGTCATCACTGCTGACTCCGCTCGGACCTGTCGGCGACGGACAGTATGTCCAGGCCGGTTTCGATTTTCGCACCGACGCTGAAGTTGTATCAGAGAAGAAGTCGGCGCCGGACGGTGCAATTTTACTGTTCGATGGCGTCTTTCTACTGAGACCTGAGCTGATCGAATGCTGGGATTTTTCTCTGTTCGTCGATGTGGGCTTCGACGTTTCGGTCCAGCGTGCGGCACAGCGCGACCAACATCTTTTTGGATCCGCCGATGATGTTCGCGCCAGGTATTTCAACCGGTATGTGCCGGGCCAGAGACTCTACCTACAACAAGCGCAGCCAAAGAGCAGAGCCGACGTCATAGTGAACAATAACATCCCGGAAGATGCTTCAATTGTGCGCGGAAGGCGCCGACCTACCGACTCAGATTAA
- a CDS encoding FG-GAP-like repeat-containing protein — protein MDSDQELHGTRRARLGVGDLNGDGHSDAVVSNLGLPNQAWINDGSGELIDIGMRLGGGATNAGVSLGDLDGDGDLDLFISNFGGGANEVWFNLSR, from the coding sequence ATGGACTCCGATCAGGAACTACACGGAACGCGAAGGGCTCGTCTGGGTGTCGGCGATTTGAACGGTGACGGCCACTCGGATGCGGTAGTATCCAATCTCGGCTTGCCCAACCAGGCCTGGATCAATGACGGCTCGGGAGAATTGATCGACATTGGCATGCGTCTGGGTGGTGGAGCCACCAATGCCGGTGTCTCGTTGGGTGACCTCGATGGCGACGGCGACCTGGACCTGTTTATATCCAATTTCGGAGGTGGAGCCAACGAGGTCTGGTTTAATCTGAGTCGGTAG
- a CDS encoding sodium:alanine symporter family protein, translating to MGFIIDEATGYVWGWPDIFPAMIILLLGTGLFISFRLGWIQLRRLKHAIDITRGRYDDPSHKGDISHFQALSTALSATIGIGNIAGVATAIHYGGPGALFWMWVTGILGTSLKYAECTLSMKYRKINPDGSASGGPMYYMEKALGWKWLGILFAGSASVCALATGNAIQAFTVADQLNSDFAFPYWMTGLVIAIVVGLVILGGVKRIGRVTAFLSPFMTVVYVCGALLILLLNYDRIPGAFSDIVSMAFTPPGAVGGFAGSGFMFTLIWGIKRGLFSNEAGQGSAPIAHAAAKTDEPVREGTVAMMGPYIDTLTICTLTGLAIVVTGAWTVEINGAPLNGSPMTAYAFQQGLAFLGGYGNYIVTAAVILFATSTMISWSYYGDRSIQYLFGDKVIVPYRLLFCVMIFVGSVLKLEEVWTFGDLALGIMAIPNLIALIALSGLLVKITNDYYSKDHTPLR from the coding sequence ATAGGTTTCATCATTGACGAAGCGACAGGTTACGTTTGGGGCTGGCCGGATATCTTCCCGGCTATGATTATCCTGCTTTTGGGCACCGGACTGTTTATTTCGTTCCGGCTTGGCTGGATTCAACTCCGCCGTTTGAAACATGCCATCGATATCACCCGTGGCCGGTACGACGATCCCTCACACAAAGGGGATATCTCACACTTTCAAGCTCTCTCGACCGCGCTGTCGGCAACTATCGGGATCGGCAACATTGCCGGTGTCGCCACGGCTATCCACTACGGTGGTCCGGGGGCGCTATTCTGGATGTGGGTCACCGGTATCTTAGGCACCTCGCTCAAGTATGCCGAATGTACACTGTCGATGAAATACCGCAAGATCAACCCGGACGGTTCAGCTTCGGGCGGCCCGATGTACTACATGGAAAAAGCGCTCGGCTGGAAATGGCTTGGCATTCTCTTTGCCGGCTCGGCTTCGGTGTGCGCCCTGGCTACCGGTAATGCGATTCAAGCCTTCACCGTCGCCGACCAACTCAACTCCGATTTTGCTTTTCCGTATTGGATGACCGGCTTAGTTATCGCGATAGTGGTCGGCTTAGTGATTCTCGGCGGCGTAAAACGAATCGGTCGGGTGACCGCGTTTTTGTCACCATTCATGACGGTAGTGTATGTGTGCGGCGCGCTTTTGATTCTTCTGTTGAACTATGACCGCATTCCCGGCGCCTTTTCGGACATTGTCTCGATGGCATTCACGCCACCGGGTGCCGTGGGTGGCTTTGCCGGTTCGGGGTTCATGTTTACATTAATATGGGGAATCAAGCGCGGCCTATTCTCCAACGAGGCCGGTCAGGGTTCGGCGCCAATTGCCCACGCTGCAGCCAAAACCGACGAACCGGTGCGCGAGGGCACGGTGGCAATGATGGGCCCATACATCGACACCTTAACAATCTGTACCCTCACCGGACTGGCCATTGTGGTGACCGGTGCATGGACTGTTGAAATCAACGGTGCCCCGTTGAACGGCTCACCGATGACCGCCTATGCGTTCCAGCAGGGACTTGCATTCCTGGGTGGATATGGCAACTACATCGTGACGGCGGCGGTCATACTCTTTGCTACCTCGACCATGATCAGTTGGTCATATTATGGTGATCGGTCGATACAGTACTTGTTCGGCGACAAGGTGATCGTACCATATCGACTATTGTTCTGTGTCATGATCTTTGTGGGGTCTGTCCTAAAACTTGAGGAAGTCTGGACCTTCGGCGATCTTGCTTTGGGTATCATGGCCATTCCGAATTTGATTGCTCTGATAGCGCTCTCGGGCTTGCTGGTGAAGATCACCAACGATTACTACTCAAAGGACCACACGCCACTGCGGTAA
- a CDS encoding TIR domain-containing protein — MEQQDSANPDIFLSYASEDRKRVKPLVAALEKRGWSVWWDRKIPVSGNYNEVIGNALNESPCVVVVWSETSVKSNFVQAEASISLKAKKYVSVMIDQVPFPVEFYMLQAANLIGWQPGIDNEDFDHLVTAITALAGEPKPEPVTAPKETASKPEPAPAIKEPASEPKPKKAKPIKASASKPKPEKMKPIKRSAGESKPTTMAQVGPIPSGHDILLSYASEDRNRVKPLVKALEAEGWSVRWERGIPPGRTLAEVIDEGLTSSKCVVVVWSKKSVQSNWVKIEASLALERNKLVPVMIDHVELPLEFYMIPAANLAGWRPGVKNVGFDQLVNGIKAFAGQPRSAKTPKAKPRQRIPFPDKSRGKLKAPSSKPVKGASLREFAAGAKQPDAKKITTKKKPASSPGQTPVAVTADEVRQILTPLRSSSKGLYISPDIPDRKLRGAMKKRSLPNDETPLALVDLTVWGSASSCMIVGEKGVYYHNWWAAEQPGSGVLLYSSFPKCQFSAKGTKEVLLGSLGSIDVAGGDYKTVLAILEALKRFLAPRRLP; from the coding sequence ATGGAACAACAAGACTCTGCAAACCCCGACATTTTCTTAAGCTACGCCAGCGAAGACCGCAAGCGCGTTAAACCCCTCGTGGCGGCCCTGGAAAAACGAGGCTGGTCGGTCTGGTGGGACCGCAAGATTCCGGTGAGCGGCAACTACAACGAAGTGATAGGGAATGCCCTGAATGAGTCCCCATGCGTTGTGGTGGTCTGGTCCGAAACCTCCGTGAAATCGAACTTTGTCCAAGCAGAAGCAAGCATCTCGCTTAAAGCTAAAAAATACGTGTCCGTAATGATCGACCAGGTGCCGTTCCCAGTGGAGTTCTACATGCTTCAGGCAGCGAACTTAATTGGCTGGCAGCCGGGTATCGACAATGAGGACTTCGATCATCTGGTGACCGCAATCACAGCGTTAGCAGGCGAACCGAAGCCAGAACCGGTCACAGCACCCAAGGAGACTGCGAGCAAACCGGAACCGGCGCCAGCAATCAAAGAGCCTGCGAGCGAACCGAAGCCGAAAAAGGCGAAGCCGATCAAGGCGTCCGCGAGTAAACCGAAGCCGGAAAAGATGAAGCCGATCAAGAGGTCGGCGGGGGAATCGAAACCCACCACGATGGCTCAAGTTGGCCCTATACCATCTGGGCACGATATTCTTTTAAGTTATGCCAGCGAAGACCGCAATCGTGTAAAGCCGCTGGTGAAGGCACTCGAGGCGGAAGGCTGGTCGGTCCGGTGGGAGCGGGGGATACCACCGGGGAGAACCTTAGCCGAAGTAATCGACGAGGGATTGACATCCTCCAAGTGTGTGGTGGTCGTTTGGTCTAAGAAATCGGTACAATCGAATTGGGTAAAAATTGAGGCCAGCCTCGCATTGGAGCGAAACAAGCTGGTGCCTGTGATGATCGACCATGTAGAACTACCGCTGGAGTTCTACATGATTCCAGCGGCGAATCTGGCGGGCTGGCGGCCGGGTGTGAAGAATGTGGGCTTTGATCAACTGGTGAACGGAATCAAGGCATTTGCAGGCCAACCACGGTCAGCTAAGACACCCAAAGCGAAACCCCGGCAGAGAATACCCTTCCCTGACAAAAGCCGAGGCAAACTCAAAGCCCCATCAAGCAAACCGGTCAAGGGTGCGAGCCTTAGAGAATTCGCGGCTGGGGCGAAGCAGCCAGATGCCAAGAAGATAACCACAAAAAAGAAACCCGCGTCTTCCCCCGGCCAAACCCCTGTTGCCGTGACCGCCGATGAAGTACGACAAATTCTGACACCTCTTAGATCATCCTCAAAGGGTCTGTACATATCACCCGACATCCCTGACAGGAAGCTGAGAGGGGCGATGAAAAAACGGTCTCTGCCGAACGATGAGACTCCTTTGGCCTTAGTCGATCTCACGGTTTGGGGTTCCGCCAGCAGCTGCATGATTGTAGGGGAAAAGGGTGTGTACTATCACAATTGGTGGGCTGCGGAACAACCGGGGTCCGGTGTTCTGCTGTATTCCAGTTTTCCTAAATGCCAGTTCAGTGCGAAAGGGACGAAAGAGGTGCTGCTCGGAAGTCTGGGTTCGATAGATGTAGCCGGCGGAGATTATAAGACAGTGTTGGCTATCCTTGAGGCGCTCAAGCGCTTTTTGGCCCCAAGGAGGCTCCCTTAG
- the topA gene encoding type I DNA topoisomerase, which produces MPKNLVIVESPAKTRTLSRFLGKDFEILATVGHVIDLPKSKIGIDVEDGFKPDYQVIKGKEKVIAALKKAAKKATTVYLAPDPDREGEAIAWHVANSIDQKNTKMVRVAFNEITESAVNEAIQNPREIDMNRVNAQQARRVLDRIVGYTVSPFLWKTVARNLSAGRVQSVALRLVCEREAEILAFKPQEYWQIAADLATDKKEQFTARLYQIDGKTVVRPTEKGAKKITIGSEKEVKGYLDELKEAKYQVAEIKKTERSRRPLPPFITSTLQQDAAKVYRMSPKATMSTAQKLYEGIEIGQDGPTGLITYMRTDSVRVSKEALSAVRSYIGKEFGKDYLPPKPIPYGKKKSAQDAHEAIRPTYLTLPPAKVKKALTPQQFKLYSLIWNRFVASQMNPAKFDVVTVDIEAGRFTFRVTTQKLVFDGFLKLYHETKEPDENGNGDKVDSLPDLSKGENLNLVELKPNQAFTKPPPRFSEAMLVKELEADGIGRPSTYASIISTLKDRKYVESQERKLTPTELGNTVNKILVENLPDIFNVAFTANMEKDLDQIEEGAEDWVTVMRTFYDPFMETIGHLKGKEKKIKESMVETTDEKCEKCGSPMVIKWGRNGRFMACSAYPECKTTKPLPGEEAQMETDEVCEKCGSPMVVKVGRFGRFLACSAYPDCKTTKAITLGIDCPRDGCKGQITEKRTRGKKIFYGCSKYPKCDFASWDPPVKKPCPECKHPFMVQKTSKKKGDFLRCPQCKHEVIEESKEPAETSA; this is translated from the coding sequence ATGCCGAAGAATTTAGTCATAGTTGAGTCCCCGGCCAAGACACGGACCTTGAGTCGTTTCCTGGGCAAGGATTTTGAAATCCTGGCCACAGTGGGTCATGTTATCGATCTGCCCAAATCCAAAATCGGTATTGATGTCGAAGACGGCTTCAAGCCGGACTATCAGGTTATCAAAGGCAAAGAAAAGGTGATCGCGGCGCTCAAAAAAGCAGCCAAGAAAGCCACCACTGTCTACCTGGCCCCCGACCCGGACCGCGAAGGGGAGGCAATTGCCTGGCATGTGGCCAATAGTATCGACCAGAAAAATACCAAAATGGTGCGGGTAGCTTTCAACGAAATCACCGAATCGGCCGTGAACGAAGCTATCCAGAACCCACGCGAAATCGACATGAACAGAGTCAACGCCCAGCAGGCCCGCCGGGTGTTGGATCGCATTGTCGGCTACACCGTATCCCCTTTCTTGTGGAAAACGGTCGCGCGCAATCTGTCGGCCGGTCGTGTTCAGTCGGTCGCGCTGCGTTTGGTTTGCGAGCGTGAGGCGGAGATTCTGGCTTTCAAGCCGCAGGAATACTGGCAGATCGCTGCTGACTTAGCCACCGACAAAAAGGAACAATTCACCGCTCGACTGTACCAGATCGACGGCAAGACGGTGGTTCGCCCCACCGAAAAAGGAGCCAAAAAAATCACCATCGGCTCCGAAAAAGAGGTCAAAGGATACCTCGACGAGCTCAAAGAAGCAAAGTATCAGGTCGCAGAGATTAAGAAGACCGAGCGCAGTCGTCGTCCGCTGCCGCCGTTTATTACCTCCACGTTGCAGCAAGACGCCGCCAAGGTCTATCGGATGTCGCCCAAAGCCACCATGTCTACGGCCCAGAAGCTCTACGAGGGTATCGAAATCGGGCAGGACGGACCGACCGGTTTGATCACCTATATGCGGACCGACTCGGTGCGTGTATCCAAAGAAGCCCTGTCGGCGGTGCGGTCATACATCGGCAAAGAGTTCGGCAAAGACTACCTGCCGCCGAAACCCATTCCGTATGGCAAGAAAAAGAGCGCCCAGGATGCGCACGAAGCGATCCGTCCGACCTACTTGACCCTGCCGCCTGCAAAAGTCAAAAAAGCTCTCACGCCACAACAGTTCAAACTGTACAGCCTGATCTGGAATCGGTTCGTGGCCTCGCAGATGAATCCGGCCAAGTTTGACGTTGTGACGGTCGATATCGAAGCCGGACGGTTCACCTTCCGCGTGACCACGCAGAAACTGGTGTTCGATGGTTTCCTGAAACTATACCACGAGACAAAAGAGCCGGATGAAAACGGCAATGGCGACAAAGTCGACTCCCTGCCCGATCTCTCAAAAGGCGAAAACCTCAACTTGGTCGAGTTGAAACCGAACCAGGCCTTTACCAAACCGCCGCCTCGCTTTTCTGAGGCAATGTTGGTCAAGGAACTGGAAGCGGACGGGATCGGACGACCTTCGACCTATGCCTCGATCATTTCGACATTGAAAGACCGCAAGTACGTCGAGTCGCAGGAGCGCAAACTGACGCCCACCGAACTCGGCAATACGGTTAACAAAATTCTCGTCGAAAACCTGCCGGATATTTTCAATGTCGCTTTCACGGCCAATATGGAAAAAGACCTCGACCAGATCGAAGAAGGCGCAGAAGACTGGGTCACGGTGATGCGCACTTTCTATGATCCGTTCATGGAAACGATCGGCCACCTGAAAGGCAAAGAGAAGAAAATCAAAGAGTCGATGGTCGAGACGACCGATGAAAAGTGCGAAAAGTGCGGCTCACCGATGGTCATCAAGTGGGGTCGTAACGGTCGCTTCATGGCCTGCTCGGCCTATCCTGAATGCAAGACGACCAAACCGCTGCCCGGTGAAGAAGCGCAGATGGAAACCGACGAGGTGTGCGAAAAGTGCGGTTCACCGATGGTCGTCAAGGTCGGACGTTTCGGACGATTCCTGGCTTGCTCGGCCTATCCTGATTGCAAGACGACCAAAGCAATCACGCTGGGTATCGATTGTCCGCGCGACGGCTGCAAAGGCCAGATTACCGAGAAGCGTACTCGCGGCAAGAAAATATTCTATGGCTGTTCGAAATATCCCAAGTGTGATTTTGCCAGTTGGGACCCGCCGGTGAAAAAACCTTGTCCGGAGTGCAAGCATCCGTTCATGGTTCAAAAGACATCCAAGAAAAAGGGTGATTTCCTTCGCTGTCCCCAGTGCAAGCACGAAGTCATCGAAGAATCCAAAGAGCCTGCCGAAACCTCGGCGTAG